Proteins from a genomic interval of Trichoderma breve strain T069 chromosome 2, whole genome shotgun sequence:
- a CDS encoding coA-ligase domain-containing protein, whose amino-acid sequence MAVSIFRPTRSCPSTWRRHFSASAARCINAYDSTISNLRLDKNTAVVYQGFTGKAATANAKDTIAYGTRIVGGISPGKGGSTHLDLPVFNTVEEAMKTVRPHCRVGIMPYKQYQRGCIGIVSKSGTLSYEAVGATSAVGLGQSIVLGMGGDLLPGTTLADGLRLFFEDEETKGIIVIGEIGGEAELRAAELIREYRQSTPRPKPIVAMVAGRMAPLGRIMGHAGAVLTPRDVPADIKAKALEDAGAVVVPHPGVMGVTMKRLLEVDSIKK is encoded by the exons ATGGCGGTGTCAATTTTCAGACCGACCCGAAGCTGCCCCTCAACTTGGCGACGACACTTCTCAGCCTCGGCTGCCCGATGCATAAATGCCTATGATAGCACAATCTCGAATCTGAGACTAGATAAAAACACGGCTGTAGTATATCAAG GGTTTACAGGGAAAGCG GCGACTGCAAACGCCAAAGATACTATTGCATATGGCACTCGTATAGTGGGAGGCATATCACCTGGCAAGGGAGGTTCGACGCACCTTGATTTACCGGTCTTCAATACCGTCGAGGAG GCCATGAAAACGGTCCGACCTCAT TGTCGAGTTGGCATCATGCCGTATAAGCAGTATCAGAGAGGCTGTATAGGCATTGTGTCCAAGTCGGGGACTTTGAGCTACGAGGCTGTGGGTGCAACGTCCGCAGTTGGACTGGGACAGAGCATAGTGCTAGGTATGGGAGGTGATTTACTTCCAG GTACCACCTTAGCAGATGGCCTTCGACTCTTttttgaggatgaagagacgAAAGGCATCATCGTAATAGGTGAAATTGGTGGAGAAGCCGAACTTAGAGCCGCTGAGCTGATCCGAGAATATCGACAATCAACTCCTCGCCCCAAGCCAATTGTAGCAATGGTAGCCGGGAGGATGGCTCCACTGGGAAGGATCATGGGTCATGCGGGTGCTGTGCTCACCCCCCGGGATGTACCTGCGGATATCAAAGCAAAGGCACTTGAGGATGCTGGTGCAGTGGTAGTCCCGCATCCAGGGGTTATGGGAGTTACGATGAAGCGGCTGCTTGAGGTAGATAGTATAAAGAAATAG
- a CDS encoding pyridine nucleotide-disulfide oxidoreductase domain-containing protein, which translates to MAHIITLPTFKQQGNVSLSHARNISERWVKDFEHALQRNDREGLEKAFVKEAWIRDLLSFTWGFRTLQGRDNVLNYLQNNYNAGISSIRLRDYGTFQPTFKNPCPDMQWIESMFDFESRHGRGKGMLRLVLDGDDAWKCYLIHFTLQEIKRHEEKTGFTRPEGYVDTSGGNWQQRRERQKEFLDEAPAVLIVGAGQSGLSTAARLQQLGVPALIIEKSSRVGDSWRKRYKTLMTHDPIQYCHLPYIPFPSHWPLFMPKDKLADWLEAYASLMELNVWCDTELQSTAFDETTKTWTVTVKRSDGSIRIIKPRHVVLATGNAGDAILPHFDGIESFKGTAYHGSQHKDASEHSDLSSKHVVIIGSATSAHDLCQNFHECGAASVTMLQRGSTHVLTAKKGLPMLHSGTYEEGGPPTEDLDVDSQSKPLPVQFALNIFKTNAIKTVDKDIIDGLTSAGFELDYGIDGSGIYRKYVTRGGGYYIDVGCSQLIIDGKVKVKSNPGGINSFTPEGLLLADGSELKADIIIMATGYQTMHSTAKKLFGDKVASRLGKVWDLNEEGEINSIWRYSGHPNFWFMGGSLALCRTYSKMLALQIKASELGIYEAPGKRAMSNGVNNGV; encoded by the exons ATGGCCCACATCATCACATTACCCACGTTCAAACAACAGGGTAATGTCTCGCTATCGCACGCAAGAAATATTTCAGAGCGCTGGGTAAAAGATTTTGAGCACGCTCTGCAAAGAAATGACAGAGAAGGTCTTGAAAAAGCATTCGTCAAAGAAGCCTGGATCCGTGACTTACTCTCTTTCACCTGGGGTTTTCGAACTCTTCAAGGTCGCGACAACGTCCTCAACTACCTGCAAAATAACTACAATGCCGGTATCAGCAGCATTCGACTTCGTGACTACGGCACATTTCAGCCTACCTTCAAGAACCCATGTCCGGACATGCAATGGATCGAGAGTATGTTCGACTTCGAGTCACGTCACGGCCGTGGAAAAGGGATGCTTCGACTAGTATTGGATGGTGACGATGCATGGAAGTGCTATTTAATCCATTTCACCCTCCAGGAGATCAAAAGACATGAAGAGAAGACAGGATTTACGCGCCCAGAAGGTTACGTTGACACATCGGGTGGCAACTGGCAACAGCGACGTGAGAGGCAAAAGGAGTTTCTCGATGAAGCTCCGGCTGTGCTCATAGTAGGTGCCGGCCAATCTGGTCTTTCTACGGCTGCTCGACTCCAGCAACTCGGAGTGCCAGCATTAATTATTGAGAAGAGTAGTCGTGTTGGCGATAGTTGGCGCAAACGTTACAAG ACACTGATGACCCATGACCCAATCCAATACTGCCACCTCCCATATATCCCTTTTCCTTCCCACTGGCCGTTATTTATGCCAAAAGACAAACTTGCCGATTGGCTTGAAGCATATGCCAGCCTGATGGAGCTCAACGTTTGGTGCGACACCGAACTCCAGAGCACCGCGTTTGATGAGACTACAAAAACATGGACTGTGACAGTAAAGCGATCGGATGGTTCAATACGAATTATTAAACCACGGCATGTTGTTCTGGCGACTGGGAATGCAGGAGATGCCATCCTTCCACATTTTGATGGTATCGAAAGCTTCAAAGGGACTGCTTACCACGGAAGTCAGCACAAGGATGCATCGGAACACTCCGACCTCTCTAGCAAACATGTGGTAATAATAGGTTCGGCCACTTCAGCGCATGACCTTTGCCAGAATTTCCATGAATGCGGTGCCGCATCGGTAACTATGCTCCAACGTGGCAGCACTCATGTCTTGACGGCAAAGAAAGGCCTCCCAATGCTTCATTCGGGAACGTATGAGGAGGGTGGACCACCGACTGAAGACCTGGATGTCGACAGCCAAAGCAAACCACTTCCTGTTCAGTTTGCACTCAACATTTTCAAGACAAACGCTATCAAAACAGTTGACAAGGATATCATAGACGGATTGACGAGTGCCGGATTTGAGCTCGACTATGGGATAGATGGAAGCGGCATATACCGTAAATACGTCACTCGTGGAGGTGGCTATTATATCGACGTTGGATGCAGTCAGCTCATTATCGATGGAAAGGTCAAAGTAAAATCCAATCCTGGAGGAATCAATTCGTTCACTCCCGAGGGGCTGCTTCTTGCAGATGGATCCGAACTCAAGGCAGACATAATCATCATGGCAACAGGCTACCAAACAATGCACAGCACAGCGAAAAAGCTCTTTGGAGACAAAGTCGCTTCACGTCTAGGAAAGGTCTGGGATTTGAACGAAGAGGGCGAAATAAATTCG ATTTGGCGATACAGCGGACATCCCAACTTTTGGTTCATGGGTGGCAGCCTCGCCCTATGTCGGACATACTCGAAGATGCTGGCATTGCAAATTAAAGCGAGTGAACTAGGCATTTATGAGGCGCCAGGGAAGCGGGCCATGAGCAACGGCGTGAATAACGGAGTTTAA
- a CDS encoding maltose acetyltransferase domain-containing protein, with the protein MASTKKDPAAIEHAKTLTHIPWCEDYEKMISGMLYNSQAPELIEGRFRARRLMHKYNTYFPDDATNDTLVAERERLLNEMLGKIGTNPFIETPFNVDYGCNTSIGDNFYANFNLVILDCGMVTIGNRVLFGPNVSIFGATHETGVQSRRSGIEYGGSVTIGDDCWIGGNTTIMPGLTIGKGCTIGAGSVVTRSIPDFSIAIGSPARVVKKVDPVPDL; encoded by the exons ATGGCTAGCACGAAAAAAGACCCGGCGGCGATTGAGCACGCAAAGACTCTCACCCACATCCCGTGGTGTGAGGATTACGAAAAGATGATATCAGGGATGCT TTACAACTCCCAAGCTCCAGAGCTCATCGAGGGAAGATTTCGGGCTCGGAGACTCATGCACAAGTACAACACCTATTTCCCCGACGACGCCACGAATGACACCCTAGTGGCCGAGAGGGAGAGGCTCCTAAACGAGATGCTGGGCAAGATCGGCACGAACCCCTTCATCGAGACGCCCTTCAACGTCGACTATGGGTGTAACACGTCGATTGGAGACAACTTTTATGCCAATTTCAA TCTGGTGATTCTTGACTGCGGAATGGTCACAATCGGTAACCGCGTTCTGTTCGGCCCCAATGTGTCAATATTCGGTGCAACACACGAGACCGGAGTCCAATCGCGCCGCAGCGGAATCGAGTACGGTGGCAGCGTCACCATTGGGGATGATTGTTGGATCGGAggcaacaccaccatcatgCCGGGCTTGACGATTGGAAAGGGATGCACGATAGGAGCAGGCAGTGTCGTCACCAGATCGATCCCCGACTTTTCTATTGCGATTGGTTCGCCAGCCAGGGTTGTCAAGAAAGTTGACCCCGTCCCAGATTTATGA
- a CDS encoding ATP-grasp domain-containing protein yields MKQLRCLTLHSYQTQDILRAHEIPVPRGILVRTPVEAQNAVKAFGKSCILQAQVLCGHPDKLLFEDGLRGGVQTVENPEQGLALATSMLNRQAVSDTIRYRSLTVSQVLVSESLVHQEQWHLAMTIDRENYCPVVIISKHDDNSSQDETVLQDLREGGCSFTFGFSEGITEDLILRISKYLGVESVEETNIGGILTNLYKIFREKDVTLLEISSLARLNTGLFTCLDATLVVDDDAAKRQPDIFGLRDTTQEVHDEVRAEQHGLVYIKMEGNIGNIVNGAGLAMATNDAIGLHGGASANFLDAGGQATKETMIQALGIVMGDERVKAILINIYGGITRCDMIAESIIGAAQEMTLAVPLVVRLQGTNSTEGLKLLADARLGLHVESDFGRAAQRAVELAQP; encoded by the exons GCT CACGAAATCCCAGTTCCTCGCGGGATATTAGTGCGGACACCTGTTGAAGCTCAGAATGCAGTAAAAGCTTTCGGTAAAAGCTGCATTTTGCAAGCTCAAGTTCTATGTGGGCACCCGGACAAACTCCTTTTTGAGGATGGACTGAGAGGAGGGGTCCAGACGGTCGAGAATCCAGAACAAGGACTGGCTCTGGCTACAAGTATGCTTAACCGCCAAGCCGTCTCAGACACTATCCGGTACCGTTCCTTGACTGTGAGCCAAGTCCTGGTCTCTGAAAGCCTGGTCCACCAAGAGCAGTGGCACTTGGCTATGACTATTGACAGGGAGAATTACTGTCCAGTAGTTATCATTTCTAAACATGATGACAACTCTAGCCAGGATGAAACGGTGCTTCAAGACCTTCGCGAGGGGGGTTGTTCATTCACCTTTGGCTTCTCGGAAGGCATCACCGAGGACCTGATATTGCGAATTTCCAAATATCTCGGCGTTGAAAGCGTGGAAGAGACAAATATAGGTGGTATTCTTACCAACTTGTACAAGATATTCCGAGAAAAAGACGTCACACTGCTGGAAATAAGCTCCCTCGCAAGACTAAACACCGGGCTGTTCACCTGCCTCGATGCCACGCTGGTGgtggacgatgatgctgcaAAACGGCAGCCAGACATATTCGGCCTGCGCGATACGACTCAGGAGGTGCACGATGAGGTCAGGGCAGAACAACACGGCCTGGTATATATTAAAATGGAAGGCAACATTGGAAACATTGTCAACGGAGCAGGCCTCGCGATGGCAACAAACGATGCAATTGGGCTTCACGGCGGGGCTAGTGCTAATTTCTTAGACGCCGGGGGTCAGGCAACCAAGGAGACGATGATACAAGCTCTCGGAATCGTCATGGGAGACGAGCGGGTAAAAGCGATATTGATAAACATCTATGGAg GAATCACTAGGTGCGACATGATTGCCGAATCCATCATTGGAGCCGCGCAGGAGATGACCCTGGCCGTCCCACTTGTCGTGCGGCTTCAGGGAACTAACTCGACGGAAGGATTGAAGCTG CTCGCGGATGCTAGGCTTGGGCTCCATGTTGAATCGGACTTTGGGCGTGCGGCACAGCGAGCTGTTGAGCTGGCTCAGCCGTAA